Below is a genomic region from Deinococcus koreensis.
CGGACGAACACTGTCCGGCGCGTCTTTCCTGTGTTCGATTAATCAGGGGTTGACAGCCGCAGTCGGAAGCCCGCCAGTGCGGCTGTCAGCGCGGCCAGCACGGTCAGCGCGAAGGCGAGCGTGAAGGCCCCCTGCAAGGGCGCCACACGGGCGATCAGCGCGCCGCCGAACCCAGCGGACAGGGCGACCATCAGCGTCTCGATGTTCGCCAGTTGCCCGGACAGGCGGCCGGCCCCAGCGGCGGGGACGCTGTCCAGGGCGTTCAGGCTGATGCCGTTGTAGCCGACGCCCATGCCCAGGCATCCCGCGATCTGTCCCAGATACACGCACCACAGGGGCACGGCGCCCAGGGTGCTCAGGGCCGTGAGGCCCAGGCCCAGCACGACACAGGCCAGGGCCGCACGGATCGTCAGCGTGCGGTGCGCGCCCTTCCAGCGCCGTTCGATCTGCGCCTGAATCCACGACCCGGCCGTCCAGGTGGCCCCGCCCACGCTGAGCACCAGCCCCGCGCCGCTCAGGCTCAGGCCGCGCAGGTCGTGCAGGGCCAGCGGCAGGAAGGTGGAGGTGCCCAGGAACGCGAAGGCCAGCAGCCCGCGCAGCGCCAGCAGACGCGGCAGACCCGGCGCGAACCTGGCCATGCCTGGCGGAAACAGCGGCCCCATGGTCAGCACCAGCCCCACCAGACCCGCCGCCGCCACAGCCAGCGACACGGTGTCCGCGCGGCGCAGGCCCTCGATCAGTGCGCCCGCACCCACCAGCAGGCCCAACGCCGGCCACAGCTGCCCGCGTGCCCCAGCAGGGGCGCTGGGCGCGGCCCCACCCCCTCCCCCGCGGCGGGCCAGCAGCGGGAGCACACACAGCGGCGCGGCCAGCCCCAGCACCGGCACCAGCCCCCAGAACACCGGACGCCACGAGAAGTGATCCGCGATCACGCTGGCGAGCAGCGGGCCCACCAGCACCGGCAGCAGCCATGCGCTGGACAGGGCCGCCAGCATGCGGGGCCGGGCCGCCTCCGGATAGCGCGTCGTGATGACGGCCCACGGCAGCGCCGCCAGCCCACCCGCGCCCAGCCCCTGAACCACCCGGGCCAGCACGAACCCCGGCATGGAGTCCGCCACGCCGCCCATCAACAAACCCGCCGCGAACAGGGTCAGCGACACCACCGTGCCCGGGGCCAGCCCGCGCCGGTCGGCCAGGATGCCACTCGCCACCGCGCCCAGCAGGCTGGCGAGCAGAAAGGCGCTGGAGGCCCACCCGAACAGAGACAGACCGTTCAGATCGGAGGCCACGCGCGGCATGACCGTGCCGACCGCCATGGACTCGAAGGCGACGATCATGGTGACCAGGATCAGGCCCATGCCCAGCATGCGGGGCGGGTCACTGCGCTGCGCCGCATGGGATGGACTCAGGGTGCGGGTCATGAGCGGCATGCTGGCACAGGCAGCCGGGCAGACCATATGCGGCCGACCTTAAGACGGGGTGGGCAGCGGGTTGCCGCCGGTCTCCTGTCCGTCCGGGCCGGACGGTTCCCCGGGCGGGGCGTTTCCGCCGGCGTTCGGCCCCTCCCCCTTTCGACGGACGCCGCCACCTCTTGAGCTTCGTACTCTCCTGAGTATGCTCAGCCAAGACGAACGCCGCCGCATCGAGGCGGAGGAGCTGGCGGCGGTGCAGGCCCGGCAGGCGGAGGAGCAGCTGGCCCAGCAGCGCCTCGCGGCCCACGCGTACCGCCAGGAGGTGCGCGCAGCGCTGCGCCCCCGCCCGTTCTGGTGGCCGGTGCGCTGGGCGCTGCCCTTCGTGCCGGTGGCAGCGCTGGCCGTCGTGCTGGCGGGGCGGGCGGCGCCTCCCCCGGCCGCGCTGGACGACGCCACGGGCGGCATCACCAGCGCGGAACTGGTCTCCCGCTGCCGCGAGGCGGTCTCGGCGGCGCTGCCCTGGCCCGAGGCCGATCTGAGCTTCCCCACGCTGCGGGAGGCCGCCGGGGGCATCAGCGCCAACGCCGACGGCAAGCGCTGGGATGCCCAGGTCGGCCGCCCGGACGGCACGCAGACCGACTTCACCTGCACCTTCACCGCCGCTGATGGAAGCGCCCACGTGGACATCCTGGAGGCCCCATGAACCGATTCGCGCTGCTGGCCCTGCTGACCCTCTCGCCCTCCTTCGCCCAGCCCCCGGCTCCCGCCCCGGCCGCCGCTCCGGCCACCGTCACCGTGCCCCGCGAGAAGATCAGGCTGAGCTGCGCCGACACCTACTTCAAGTCCACGCGCGAGAACTTCCTGCTGGTGGACGAGGTCTATCCCCGCTGCACGCTGACCATGCCGCTGGCCCTGAAACAGCGCTGGCCGGGGGCCACCACCTTTTTCCTGATTCCGCGCGTGTCGGCCAGCCTGTACGCCAAAGACGGCAAGGGCAAGGGCCGCTGGCTGCCGCTCTCGCCGCTGGTGAACCTGGGGAGTGATCCCCTGCACCGGGCCATGCCCTCACGCGGCTACGAGGCGGTGGAACTGAGCGGCGCCCTAGGCCGGCTCAGCGAAGTGGCCGGCGACCTGACCGCCGACACGGTCAGCGCGGGCGGCAAGCTGACCGTCTGTGCCTCGCCCGTGCAGCGTGGCGAGGCCGCCTGCACGACCTTCGACATCACCGCGCGTTACAGGGTCTACCTGCGCTGAGCACGGTCGAGATGAGCACGGCTGGGTCGAGCACCCTCAGGAAGAACACGGCGAGCGGAGTGTAAGGGCGCTTTGACACGGTGCTTACCTTCAGCCGACACTCTGGCCCTACACTGATTCCCGTTGCCCCACAGGGGCTTAACCCGGACGAGAGCACCGCCGTACCCGGTCATGACAAGACGGCGCAGGAGGTCTCTTATGGCATGGATACTGCTCGTCGTCGCGGGTCTGCTGGAAGTCGGCTGGGCCATCGGTCTGAAGTACACGCAGGGGTTCACGCGCCCGGTGCCCACGGCTCTGACCCTGCTGAGCATGGTCGGCAGCATGGGGCTGCTGGGTCTGGCCGTCAAAACCCTGCCCATCGGCACAGCTTACGGCGTGTGGGTAGGCATCGGCGCGGTGGGCGCGGCCATCCTGGGCATCGTGCTCTTTAACGAACCCGCCACCGCCGCCCGCCTCGGCTTCATGGCCCTGATGGTCGTGGCGATCATCGGCCTGAAGGTGACCAGCGGACACTAGGCCACCTGCGAAGGGCGCGCAGGTGGGGTCGAACCGTCGGACAGTGCAGAACCTGCCCTGCCTGGCGCTCTTGCCCGTTAGATCGTTCGACCTTTAGACGGTTAGACCCTTACCGATTCAGGCTGAAAATCTCCATATCCGCGTCAGGCTGCCCCTGCACATACGCCGTGAGCATCCTGGCCGCCTGGGCCGAGTAGGTGATGCCGTTGCCGCCGTATCCGAGCGCGAACAGCAGCTTCGAGCCCTTCACCTTCGGGCCGATGTACGCCAGCCCGTCCTTCGTCTCCCCGAAAGTGCCGGCCCAGGCGAAGGCGACTTCCAGTTTCAGGTGGGGCACCAGACTCTCCAGCTTCCTCTCCAGGCGCCGCTGCTTGGCCGCCAGCGACTTCTCGCGTTTCAGGGGGCTGTTGAAATCGTCGTCCTCGCCGCCGATGACCACGCGGCCGTCCTGGGTGGTGCGGGCGTACAGGTAGGGGCGGGCGGTTTCCCAGATCAGGCAGGCTTCCGGCCAGGGCTCCGTATTCAGCGGCTCGGTCGCCAGGGCGTAGGAGTTCTTGAGCTGCGCCAGGCGCTTACCCAGGAACGTTTCGGCCTCGTAGCCGGTCGCCACGATCACGTATTTCGCGCTGACTTTCGCCCTGCGGTCGGTGTGGGCGGTAAAACCGGCGCGGCCCTCGTCCAGCCGGGTGACCTGGGTACGGTCGTAGATGCGGGCGCCGCGTTCCTGGGCCCGCCAGAGCAGGTGCTGGGCCAGGCGGTATGGATCGACCTCCGCGCCGTCCGGGCTGAACAGGGCGTTCGGGGCGGAGATGCCGAAGCGCTCCTTCAGGACTCGGGCTTCGAGGAGTTCGACCCTCAGGCCCGCCGCCTCACGCGCCGCGCATTCCCGGATCAGCATCCGGGCGTCCTTCTTCGTGCTGGCGTAGTACAGGCTGCCGTTGGCCTTGTATCCGCAGTCGTCGGGCAGACCTTTCGTCAGCTCCCCGATCAGGTCGATGGAGTCGCGGCAGAGCCTGTAGGCGCGCTCGGCGTCCCGCTGGCCGATCATGGGAATCAGGTCGGTCAGGTTGGTGTCGATCTCGTACTGCAGCAGGGCGGTGCTGGCGCTGGTGCTGCCGTACACGGCGTCGCGCCGGTCGATGACCACGGTGTCCAGCCCCGCCGCGCTGAGCGAATCGGCCAGCAGCGCCCCCGTGATGCCGGCGCCGATCACCAGCACGTCGGCCTGCTCGGGCTTCTCCAGCGGCGGATAGGTGTGCATGAGGCCACTTTGCAGGGGCCAGAAGGCCCGCCCGGTACGCAGATCCATAGGGCGAATCTAGCGGCGCCGGGGCCGGGCCGCTGGGCGAGTCGCTACAGGTCGGGGCGCCGACCTCGGCGGAGGCGTCGGGATCGCTGAGTGACGGTGCCCCGGCACCAAAAAACCTCTGAACAGGGTCAGAGGTCGAGGAGACCGGGCTCAGCCCTTCGGCAGCTTCGGTTTCGTGCCCCGGAAGGCGTCCCGCTTCTTCACGGCCTTCAGTTTCACGACCTTGCCGCTGCGCGCGCTCTCGTACAGGGCGTCCATGATGACGTGATCCTGCACCCCTTCCTCGCCGGGCGTCCAGGGTTGCTTGCCCGAGCGCACGCACTGAGCGAAGTGGTCGAATTCCAGGCTGAACTGATCATAAGACGGAAAGGTGGGCATGGTCTTGCCCGCCTCGCTGGAGAGGGTCAGCTGCAGGCCCTCGTATTTGAAGGCCGGATCCATCAGAAGGCTGCCGTCCTCGCCCATCACGCGCAGGGTATCGGTCTTGAAGGCGCCGTAGCTGGTGTGGATATTGGCGACCACGCCGTCCGCGAAGCCCAGCATAAAGCTCATGGACTCCTCGACCTCTTTAAAGCGCTTGTCCTTCTTGGGCTGGTGCATGGTGGCGAAGACCCACTCCGGCTCCTGGCCGGTCACGAAGCGCACGGTGTTCAGGCTGTAGATGCCCACGTCGGGCAGCGGCCCACCGCCCGCCAGCTCCTTTTTCAGGCGCCAGACGGTGGGATCGTCCTCGACCTGCACGTGCATGGAGTCCAGCAGCTTGACCTTGCCCAGCGTGCCGCCCTGCACGGCGTCGCGCGCCGCCCAGTGAGCGGGAGTGTACTGGCAGCGGTAGGCGGTCATCAGGAGCACGCCGGCCTCCTTGCAGACGTCCACCATCTCCTGCGCGTCCCTGGCGTTCATGCCCAGCGGTTTCTCGCACAGGACGTGCTTGCCCATCTTCGCGGCGCGGGTCACGTACTCGCGGTGCATGGAATTCGGCAGCACGATGTACACCACTTCCACGTCGGGCCGGTCGGCCAGGCCGTCGAACTCGTCGTAGGTGTAGACGTCGCTCTCGCTCAGGTCGAAGGCGCGGGCGAAGGCCTCGCCCTTGTCCTCCTCCGAGCTGACCAGCGCCGCCACGTAGGCGTGCTCGCTGGTGCGCGCGGCGGGGATCAGTTCCTGAACGCTGAGCTTGCCCAGCCCGACGATGGCGAAGCCCACGCGCTGGGATTCGGGTTTGGGGGCCTTGATCTTGGGCTTCTGCGGCATAGGCCGAATCTAAACGCGCGCCCCCCAGTCCGGGTGCGGCGCGCGTTGAGGCGACCTTGACGGTCGGCCTTGACCCTCAAGCCTTCAGAACCAGCGGCGCGAGCGGGATTTGCCGCCCAGCTTGCGCTCGGCCTGATTCAGCAGCGTGTCCAGCAGCCGATCGCGCTTGCGGGCCTTGACGTATTTGCCGCGCGTCTTCTGCTGCGAGCGGCGCAGCATGGAGATCACCTGCAGGAGAACGGGCGCGTACACCATCAGCTTGCCGAGGGTGCCGGACTTGGCGGTACGGGGGACTCTCATACCCCCCAGTACGACATGCCGGGCCGCAGAGTTGCTGAACCCCCGCTCAAGAACGTTCAGGAACGCGGGACGAGGTGGGTCTCCGCGCCCAGTGGCGCTAGGCTGGGGCATGACGGCAACTCAGGACAAGGGAACGGCACTGCGCGATCAGCTGGTGGCCTGGCGGCGCTGGCTGCACATGAACCCCGAGGTCGGCTTCCACGAGCACGAGACGGCCGCCTACATCGAGGCCGAGCTGAGGCAGATGCCGGGCCTCCTGGTCAGCCGGCCGACCGAAACCAGCGTGCTGGCGGTGCTCCAGGGGGGCCAGCCCGGCCGCACGGCGCTGCTGCGCGCCGACATCGACGCCCTGCCCATCCATGAGGAGAACACCTTCGA
It encodes:
- a CDS encoding NAD(P)/FAD-dependent oxidoreductase, which gives rise to MDLRTGRAFWPLQSGLMHTYPPLEKPEQADVLVIGAGITGALLADSLSAAGLDTVVIDRRDAVYGSTSASTALLQYEIDTNLTDLIPMIGQRDAERAYRLCRDSIDLIGELTKGLPDDCGYKANGSLYYASTKKDARMLIRECAAREAAGLRVELLEARVLKERFGISAPNALFSPDGAEVDPYRLAQHLLWRAQERGARIYDRTQVTRLDEGRAGFTAHTDRRAKVSAKYVIVATGYEAETFLGKRLAQLKNSYALATEPLNTEPWPEACLIWETARPYLYARTTQDGRVVIGGEDDDFNSPLKREKSLAAKQRRLERKLESLVPHLKLEVAFAWAGTFGETKDGLAYIGPKVKGSKLLFALGYGGNGITYSAQAARMLTAYVQGQPDADMEIFSLNR
- a CDS encoding MFS transporter, with the protein product MTRTLSPSHAAQRSDPPRMLGMGLILVTMIVAFESMAVGTVMPRVASDLNGLSLFGWASSAFLLASLLGAVASGILADRRGLAPGTVVSLTLFAAGLLMGGVADSMPGFVLARVVQGLGAGGLAALPWAVITTRYPEAARPRMLAALSSAWLLPVLVGPLLASVIADHFSWRPVFWGLVPVLGLAAPLCVLPLLARRGGGGGAAPSAPAGARGQLWPALGLLVGAGALIEGLRRADTVSLAVAAAGLVGLVLTMGPLFPPGMARFAPGLPRLLALRGLLAFAFLGTSTFLPLALHDLRGLSLSGAGLVLSVGGATWTAGSWIQAQIERRWKGAHRTLTIRAALACVVLGLGLTALSTLGAVPLWCVYLGQIAGCLGMGVGYNGISLNALDSVPAAGAGRLSGQLANIETLMVALSAGFGGALIARVAPLQGAFTLAFALTVLAALTAALAGFRLRLSTPD
- a CDS encoding Gfo/Idh/MocA family protein; amino-acid sequence: MPQKPKIKAPKPESQRVGFAIVGLGKLSVQELIPAARTSEHAYVAALVSSEEDKGEAFARAFDLSESDVYTYDEFDGLADRPDVEVVYIVLPNSMHREYVTRAAKMGKHVLCEKPLGMNARDAQEMVDVCKEAGVLLMTAYRCQYTPAHWAARDAVQGGTLGKVKLLDSMHVQVEDDPTVWRLKKELAGGGPLPDVGIYSLNTVRFVTGQEPEWVFATMHQPKKDKRFKEVEESMSFMLGFADGVVANIHTSYGAFKTDTLRVMGEDGSLLMDPAFKYEGLQLTLSSEAGKTMPTFPSYDQFSLEFDHFAQCVRSGKQPWTPGEEGVQDHVIMDALYESARSGKVVKLKAVKKRDAFRGTKPKLPKG
- the sugE gene encoding quaternary ammonium compound efflux SMR transporter SugE, with translation MAWILLVVAGLLEVGWAIGLKYTQGFTRPVPTALTLLSMVGSMGLLGLAVKTLPIGTAYGVWVGIGAVGAAILGIVLFNEPATAARLGFMALMVVAIIGLKVTSGH